In the Solibacillus sp. FSL K6-1523 genome, one interval contains:
- a CDS encoding SIMPL domain-containing protein, translated as MYHPQFQFQPFNVSREMTVIGNGEIVAQPEYVQIQLEVRTEGKDVSLAQQENAIIMNRVIDSLVALNIPREAIQTTVYTISPNYDYIEGRQELRGFEVQNAISVKITDISQAGTVIDTAIQNGANHVSAIQFKIEDSDAYYQQALNLALVNAIGKAKSMAETMHIPLRLIPIEIIEESHNVTPIFYKAVQMSNQEFITPIEQGRISINASVRIKFQF; from the coding sequence TTGTATCATCCACAATTTCAATTTCAACCATTTAATGTTTCACGTGAAATGACCGTGATAGGGAATGGAGAAATAGTAGCGCAGCCTGAGTATGTTCAAATTCAGTTAGAAGTACGTACAGAAGGAAAGGATGTCAGTCTAGCTCAACAAGAAAATGCCATAATTATGAATCGCGTCATTGATTCACTCGTTGCGTTAAATATTCCAAGAGAGGCGATCCAAACAACTGTCTATACGATTTCTCCAAACTACGATTATATTGAGGGAAGACAGGAGCTCAGGGGCTTTGAGGTGCAAAATGCAATTTCTGTTAAAATAACGGATATTAGTCAAGCAGGTACGGTTATTGATACAGCTATACAAAATGGGGCAAATCATGTTTCAGCTATTCAGTTTAAAATTGAAGATTCAGATGCTTATTATCAACAAGCCCTTAATTTAGCACTGGTTAATGCAATAGGGAAAGCCAAATCCATGGCAGAAACGATGCATATTCCATTGCGACTAATACCAATTGAGATTATAGAAGAGAGCCATAATGTTACACCCATTTTTTATAAGGCGGTTCAAATGAGTAATCAAGAATTTATAACACCTATTGAACAGGGAAGAATCTCTATTAATGCCTCTGTTCGAATTAAATTTCAATTTTAA
- a CDS encoding GntP family permease, protein MVLGFIGLFGGLALLIFLAMKGMNLLIAAPISALFVTVLNGLPLFPQLAEEGAANFLTNYMTGFSGFIASWYLMFLTGAIFGKMMEDSGAADSISKWIVSKIGMKRAALAVIIACAVLTYGGVSLFVVAFSVYPMALSLFKEANLPRRFIPAALAFGSTTFTMTSAGSPEIQNWIPIEYLGTNAYAGWQVSLIVAVFMMIFGYWWLTKVIKKAVNNGETFIERETDHHEVKENLPNPLLSLIPLVVVLGVSFIFHDSLKQSALIIALTSGSIATYLINRKYFTNVGKAITDGTMGAIIAIANTSAVVGFGGVVKATSTFEQAVSFMTEIPGSPLIGGALAVAVIAGLTGSSSGGQAIALPLLAPHYLDMGVNPDALHRVVAISSGSLDSLPSGGYVVTTIRSIAGETHKDAYPMFGALTVVVPAIGTILAVILFSMGL, encoded by the coding sequence ATGGTATTAGGGTTTATTGGGTTATTTGGTGGGCTTGCATTATTAATTTTTTTAGCCATGAAGGGGATGAACTTATTAATTGCAGCTCCGATTTCAGCATTATTTGTAACTGTTTTAAATGGATTACCATTGTTTCCACAACTAGCTGAAGAAGGTGCAGCGAACTTTTTAACAAACTATATGACAGGGTTTTCTGGATTTATTGCCTCTTGGTATTTAATGTTCTTAACGGGTGCTATTTTCGGTAAAATGATGGAGGATAGTGGTGCTGCTGATAGTATATCAAAATGGATTGTTTCAAAAATTGGTATGAAAAGAGCGGCGTTAGCGGTTATTATTGCCTGTGCTGTACTTACGTATGGTGGGGTTAGCTTATTCGTAGTAGCGTTTTCAGTATATCCAATGGCACTTAGTTTATTTAAAGAGGCCAATTTACCAAGAAGATTTATTCCTGCGGCATTGGCCTTTGGTTCTACTACATTTACAATGACTTCTGCAGGGTCTCCTGAAATTCAAAACTGGATTCCAATTGAATATTTGGGGACGAATGCTTATGCAGGTTGGCAAGTTAGTTTAATTGTTGCTGTATTTATGATGATTTTTGGCTATTGGTGGTTAACAAAAGTTATTAAAAAAGCAGTTAATAACGGTGAAACTTTTATTGAAAGAGAAACGGATCATCATGAGGTAAAGGAAAACTTACCAAATCCATTACTTAGCTTGATTCCTTTGGTTGTAGTTTTGGGCGTTTCGTTCATCTTCCATGATTCTTTAAAGCAGTCAGCGTTAATCATTGCTTTGACGAGCGGAAGTATAGCCACATATTTAATTAATCGTAAATACTTTACGAATGTTGGAAAGGCGATTACTGATGGTACAATGGGTGCCATTATAGCAATTGCTAATACATCTGCAGTAGTTGGTTTTGGTGGAGTGGTAAAAGCTACATCAACATTTGAACAAGCAGTATCATTTATGACTGAAATTCCTGGTAGTCCCTTAATTGGAGGGGCACTAGCTGTAGCGGTAATCGCCGGCTTAACAGGCTCATCTTCAGGGGGGCAGGCAATTGCCTTACCTTTACTGGCACCACACTATCTAGATATGGGCGTTAACCCTGATGCTTTACACCGAGTTGTTGCAATATCTTCTGGTTCCCTTGATTCACTTCCATCAGGAGGTTATGTAGTTACAACTATTAGGTCTATTGCAGGAGAAACACACAAAGATGCATATCCAATGTTTGGTGCCTTAACGGTTGTCGTTCCAGCGATTGGTACAATACTAGCCGTTATCCTTTTCTCAATGGGCTTATAA
- the hisD gene encoding histidinol dehydrogenase encodes MVKVIKAGKSKEEVSMNDLEVTKIVANAIQDIELRGDVAVREYSERFDKWTPKSFRLSKEQIHEIVAMVPNETIEDIKFAQKNIREFAEAQLASLNDVEVENIPGVILGHKNIPVSSVGCYIPGGRYPMVASAHMSVLTAKVAGVKRVIACTPPINGEIPNATIAAMYLAGADEIYLLGGIQAMAAMAIGTETIESVDMIVGPGNAFVAESKRQLFGRVGIDLFAGPTETLVVADDTADAEMIATDILGQGEHGPTSPGALITTSEKLAYETIKEIERQLQVLPTADVARVSWEDYGQILLVDSLEEAVVEADKLAFEHVEILTENPDYFLENMKNYGCLFLGPETNVAYGDKVIGTNHTLPTKGAARYTGGLWVGKFIKTVTYQKVTKEASAYIGEYAARLCQLENFAGHAEQALLRVRRYGNKE; translated from the coding sequence ATGGTAAAGGTTATTAAGGCTGGTAAATCGAAAGAAGAGGTTTCAATGAATGATTTGGAGGTAACAAAAATCGTAGCAAATGCCATCCAAGATATTGAATTACGTGGGGACGTAGCTGTACGTGAATACTCGGAAAGATTCGATAAATGGACTCCTAAATCATTCCGTTTATCTAAAGAACAAATTCATGAAATTGTGGCGATGGTTCCGAATGAGACAATTGAAGATATTAAATTTGCACAAAAGAATATTCGCGAATTTGCTGAAGCACAACTTGCATCACTAAATGATGTAGAAGTTGAAAATATTCCGGGTGTGATTTTAGGGCATAAAAATATACCTGTAAGCAGTGTAGGATGTTATATTCCTGGTGGTCGCTATCCAATGGTTGCTTCGGCACATATGAGTGTTCTAACAGCGAAAGTTGCTGGTGTTAAACGTGTTATTGCTTGTACACCTCCGATTAATGGAGAAATACCAAATGCAACGATTGCAGCAATGTATTTAGCAGGAGCCGATGAAATTTATTTACTAGGTGGAATTCAAGCGATGGCAGCTATGGCTATCGGTACAGAAACAATTGAATCTGTTGATATGATTGTAGGACCAGGTAATGCGTTTGTTGCCGAATCAAAACGTCAATTATTTGGGCGAGTAGGGATTGATTTATTTGCAGGTCCAACTGAAACATTAGTCGTTGCAGATGATACAGCAGATGCAGAAATGATTGCAACAGATATTCTTGGACAAGGGGAGCATGGTCCAACTTCGCCAGGAGCATTAATTACGACATCTGAAAAATTAGCATATGAAACAATTAAGGAAATCGAGAGACAGCTTCAGGTATTACCGACAGCCGATGTGGCACGTGTTTCTTGGGAAGACTATGGTCAAATTTTGTTAGTGGATAGCTTAGAGGAAGCGGTAGTTGAGGCAGATAAACTAGCATTTGAACATGTGGAGATTTTAACGGAAAATCCTGATTATTTCTTAGAAAATATGAAGAATTATGGTTGTTTATTTTTAGGTCCAGAAACGAATGTTGCATATGGCGATAAAGTAATTGGAACAAACCATACACTTCCAACAAAGGGGGCAGCACGTTATACTGGCGGCCTTTGGGTTGGAAAATTTATTAAAACTGTAACATATCAAAAAGTAACTAAAGAAGCTTCTGCTTATATTGGTGAGTATGCAGCACGTTTATGTCAGTTAGAAAACTTTGCAGGACATGCAGAGCAAGCATTATTACGAGTGCGCAGATATGGAAACAAAGAATAA
- a CDS encoding LacI family DNA-binding transcriptional regulator translates to MTKGINAKDVAKLAGVSQSSVSRVFFEGASVSEKTRKKVLAAAEELGYVPNEFARSLITNKTKLIGLVMKGVHNPFYPQVLKEFTAHFKELGYSILFVHTNHDEIKQEDIERLLHYNVAGVIITDATLSLKVIEKFKNNKIPVVLFNRKVEGQNFFSVSTNSLIASRQIAEYLLKKGCQDMAYISGGRDTSTSMERERGFSEILLKHNVPFQVYHSDYSYDGGYKTAKEIVLNGDIPSAIFVANDIMALGVLDALREQGISVPSDTKIIGFDNIDMAAWPTYNLTTWEQPISEMVIETVNYIISEIEEYTDRIGNIEINGELIERKTT, encoded by the coding sequence ATGACTAAAGGGATTAATGCTAAGGATGTAGCTAAACTTGCAGGCGTATCACAATCTTCAGTTTCAAGGGTATTTTTTGAAGGTGCCTCTGTTTCAGAGAAAACGCGTAAAAAAGTGCTGGCAGCAGCTGAAGAATTAGGTTATGTTCCTAATGAGTTTGCTCGCAGTTTAATAACGAATAAAACTAAATTAATAGGCCTTGTAATGAAAGGTGTTCATAACCCTTTTTACCCACAAGTTTTAAAAGAATTCACTGCACATTTTAAAGAGTTAGGTTATAGTATTTTGTTTGTCCATACAAACCACGATGAAATTAAACAAGAGGATATCGAGCGACTACTACATTACAATGTTGCCGGTGTTATTATTACTGATGCGACACTGTCATTAAAAGTGATCGAAAAGTTTAAAAATAACAAAATACCCGTTGTTTTATTTAACCGAAAAGTAGAAGGGCAAAATTTCTTCTCCGTTAGTACAAACAGTTTAATAGCGAGTCGTCAAATCGCGGAATACTTGCTAAAAAAGGGATGCCAGGATATGGCTTATATTTCTGGTGGAAGAGATACTTCTACAAGTATGGAACGAGAGAGGGGCTTTTCAGAAATTTTATTAAAGCATAATGTTCCGTTCCAAGTATATCATTCAGATTATTCTTATGATGGGGGATATAAAACAGCTAAGGAAATTGTTTTAAATGGAGATATTCCTTCAGCTATTTTCGTAGCGAACGATATTATGGCACTAGGTGTATTAGATGCGCTTCGTGAGCAAGGAATTTCAGTGCCTTCAGATACGAAGATTATTGGTTTTGATAACATTGATATGGCAGCTTGGCCAACTTATAATTTAACAACTTGGGAGCAGCCAATATCTGAAATGGTGATAGAAACAGTGAATTATATCATTTCAGAAATTGAGGAGTACACAGACAGAATAGGTAATATAGAGATAAATGGAGAACTAATTGAGAGAAAAACAACATAA
- a CDS encoding AraC family transcriptional regulator: MLQEFNQLMDYIEKNLTKEVSGKEISTIVGVSDYHFKRMFSYMAGMSLNEYIKNRRLSVANVELINGAKVTDVAYKYGYQSIEGFSRAFREWCGFLPSEVTKNKIQKSFPKFTFIIDIRGGISMEFKIEKKEKFNIVGVSKKVQMQFEGVNNAILELAQSITEQQRNEMHQLANLYPHQVLNVSYDFEDGRLGEKGYLTHMIGFATTIENPFDDLEQLCVEESLWAIFPNQGPFPATLQETTAKIYSEWLPTSGYELANLPDISFTKHDGTYENLYSEIWVPIKERK; encoded by the coding sequence ATGTTACAAGAATTCAACCAATTAATGGATTATATTGAAAAGAATCTAACAAAAGAAGTCTCTGGAAAAGAAATATCAACAATTGTCGGGGTATCTGATTATCATTTTAAAAGAATGTTTTCGTATATGGCTGGAATGTCATTGAATGAGTATATCAAAAACAGAAGATTATCAGTAGCCAATGTTGAATTAATAAACGGTGCAAAGGTGACAGATGTTGCCTATAAATATGGCTATCAATCAATCGAAGGATTTTCAAGAGCCTTTCGAGAATGGTGTGGCTTCTTACCTTCCGAAGTAACGAAAAATAAAATACAAAAATCATTTCCCAAATTTACATTTATTATAGATATAAGAGGTGGGATATCAATGGAATTTAAAATTGAAAAGAAAGAGAAATTTAATATAGTAGGTGTATCAAAAAAGGTGCAAATGCAGTTTGAAGGGGTCAATAATGCAATTTTAGAACTTGCCCAGTCCATTACCGAACAACAAAGAAATGAAATGCATCAATTAGCAAATTTGTATCCTCATCAGGTCTTAAATGTTTCTTATGATTTTGAAGATGGTCGCTTGGGAGAAAAAGGGTATTTAACTCATATGATTGGTTTCGCAACGACAATAGAGAATCCATTTGATGATTTAGAACAACTTTGTGTTGAAGAAAGTTTATGGGCAATTTTCCCTAACCAAGGACCATTCCCTGCTACCCTTCAAGAAACGACCGCGAAAATTTATTCGGAATGGTTACCAACTTCGGGTTATGAACTAGCCAATCTACCAGACATCTCTTTTACAAAGCATGATGGTACTTATGAAAATCTGTATAGCGAAATTTGGGTGCCAATAAAAGAAAGAAAGTAA
- the rlmH gene encoding 23S rRNA (pseudouridine(1915)-N(3))-methyltransferase RlmH, which translates to MNITVVSVGKLKEKYLKMGIDEYVKRLGSYAKMELVEVADEKAPEQLSEAEMELVKKKESERILAKISDGTYVIALALDGKMKTSEQMAADLDSLMTYGKSKVAFVIGGSLGLHDDVLKRADEKLCFGKMTLPHQLMKLVLIEQIYRSFRIIKGEPYHK; encoded by the coding sequence GTGAATATTACGGTTGTTTCAGTTGGAAAGCTAAAAGAAAAGTATTTAAAAATGGGTATTGATGAATATGTAAAGCGCTTAGGCAGCTATGCAAAGATGGAACTTGTCGAAGTTGCAGATGAAAAAGCACCGGAACAATTAAGTGAAGCCGAAATGGAACTCGTGAAAAAGAAGGAAAGCGAGCGCATCTTAGCTAAAATAAGCGATGGCACTTACGTAATCGCACTTGCATTAGATGGCAAAATGAAAACAAGTGAGCAAATGGCAGCAGATTTAGATTCTCTCATGACATACGGCAAAAGTAAAGTTGCGTTTGTCATTGGCGGATCACTAGGTCTACATGATGATGTATTAAAGCGCGCGGATGAGAAACTATGCTTCGGCAAAATGACATTGCCTCACCAGCTAATGAAGTTGGTTTTGATCGAGCAGATTTATCGGAGTTTTAGGATTATTAAGGGAGAACCGTACCATAAGTAA
- a CDS encoding CxxH/CxxC protein: MQKYSCETHIDHALDMHVAETGEFPMMNLLGEGEKLSTVCSYCKEQATYIVSSK; this comes from the coding sequence TTGCAAAAATATAGCTGTGAAACCCATATAGATCACGCTTTAGATATGCACGTTGCAGAAACGGGAGAGTTCCCAATGATGAATTTACTCGGCGAGGGGGAAAAGTTATCCACAGTTTGTTCTTACTGTAAAGAGCAGGCAACATATATTGTATCAAGTAAATAA
- a CDS encoding S1C family serine protease: MNHFPEDEQKSTINDRTTELEERLKREEVERQQRLQKKSNRSGSKVGYFISGLSGIVVGALLLWLLLPSLAGQLPGTNQALINSTDKNNTTIDQTATEVKSDVVTAVEKASSAVVGITNIQEVMPNFWNKSANTTQEAGSGSGVIYKVEGDQAFIVTNHHVVAGAKQLEVTLEDGSKVPAQNVGSDIWTDLAVISIPSEGIQTVATFGDSDVLKQGETVIAIGNPLGLDFYGSVTTGVISGKDRSVPVDLNEDGIEDWSTDVLQTDAAINSGNSGGALINIAGQLVGINSMKIAASSVEGLGFAIPINSAIPVIEELEKTGEVKRPAIGISLIDLTEVPAYYQQQTLQLPAEVTNGVVITQVVPGSAADKAGLQQYDVIVEMDGQKIDGSIALRKHLYNEKEMGDTLNVKVYRQGKIVEAKLVLTDSAQL; encoded by the coding sequence ATGAATCATTTTCCAGAGGACGAACAAAAATCCACAATTAATGATAGAACAACTGAATTAGAAGAACGTTTAAAACGTGAAGAAGTAGAAAGACAACAGCGATTACAAAAGAAAAGTAATAGAAGCGGCAGTAAAGTCGGCTATTTTATTTCGGGATTGAGCGGTATTGTCGTAGGGGCATTGTTGTTATGGTTACTCTTGCCATCACTTGCAGGTCAATTACCTGGTACAAATCAAGCTTTAATAAATTCAACGGATAAAAATAATACGACAATTGACCAAACAGCAACAGAAGTAAAGTCGGATGTTGTAACAGCGGTCGAAAAGGCCTCGAGTGCTGTTGTTGGCATTACGAATATTCAAGAGGTTATGCCAAACTTCTGGAATAAAAGTGCGAATACAACACAAGAAGCCGGCAGTGGATCGGGTGTAATTTATAAAGTGGAAGGCGATCAAGCGTTTATCGTAACGAATCATCACGTAGTAGCAGGTGCCAAACAATTAGAAGTCACTTTAGAGGATGGTTCAAAAGTGCCGGCGCAAAATGTAGGAAGTGATATTTGGACAGATTTAGCGGTCATTTCAATTCCAAGTGAAGGCATTCAAACAGTGGCAACATTCGGTGATTCAGATGTATTAAAACAAGGTGAAACAGTTATCGCGATTGGAAATCCACTCGGTTTAGATTTTTACGGTTCTGTAACAACAGGTGTTATTTCTGGTAAAGACCGTTCAGTCCCAGTGGATTTAAATGAAGATGGCATTGAAGATTGGTCAACAGATGTGCTGCAAACAGACGCAGCAATCAATTCAGGAAACTCTGGTGGTGCATTAATTAATATTGCAGGTCAATTAGTAGGGATTAACTCCATGAAAATTGCCGCTTCTTCAGTAGAAGGTTTAGGATTTGCGATTCCAATTAACTCGGCAATTCCAGTTATTGAAGAGCTAGAAAAAACAGGCGAAGTAAAACGCCCAGCAATCGGAATTTCTTTAATTGATTTAACAGAGGTACCAGCCTATTACCAACAACAAACATTACAGTTACCAGCTGAAGTGACAAATGGCGTTGTCATTACACAAGTTGTACCAGGTTCGGCGGCAGATAAAGCAGGCTTACAACAATATGATGTCATCGTTGAGATGGATGGACAAAAAATTGATGGGTCAATCGCACTTCGAAAACATTTGTATAATGAAAAAGAAATGGGCGATACATTAAACGTTAAAGTATATCGTCAAGGGAAAATAGTCGAAGCAAAATTAGTATTAACAGATAGTGCACAATTATAA
- a CDS encoding MBL fold metallo-hydrolase — MRFSVLASGSSGNAIYVENDEHSFLVDVGLSGKKMEQLFAKIDRDMKDLSGILVTHEHSDHIKGLGVVARKHKIPIFANAQTWNAMDGLIGNIPTELRFHFDMETVKTFGGLDIQSFAVSHDAVDPMFYTFNQDGRKLVVITDTGYVSDRMKGHIAAADSYVFESNHDVSMLQMGKYPWSIKRRILSDVGHVSNEDAAVAMSEVIAEKPTQIYLAHLSKDNNMKDLARMSVTQTLESCGVIAGEYVHLHDTDAEEPTMLITV, encoded by the coding sequence ATGCGTTTTAGTGTTTTAGCAAGTGGGAGTTCAGGTAATGCTATCTATGTCGAAAATGACGAACATTCCTTTTTAGTAGACGTAGGTTTAAGTGGAAAGAAAATGGAGCAGCTATTTGCCAAAATTGATCGGGATATGAAAGATTTATCTGGTATTTTAGTAACGCATGAGCATAGTGATCATATTAAAGGACTGGGTGTCGTTGCTCGAAAGCATAAGATTCCTATCTTTGCGAATGCACAAACATGGAATGCAATGGATGGGCTGATTGGGAATATTCCAACTGAGTTACGTTTCCATTTCGATATGGAAACGGTGAAGACATTTGGTGGCCTGGATATTCAATCGTTTGCCGTTTCACATGATGCTGTAGATCCTATGTTTTATACATTTAATCAAGATGGACGAAAGCTTGTTGTCATTACAGATACAGGTTATGTTAGCGACCGCATGAAAGGTCATATTGCAGCGGCAGATTCTTATGTATTTGAAAGCAATCATGATGTTAGTATGCTACAAATGGGGAAATACCCGTGGAGCATTAAGCGTCGTATTTTATCTGACGTAGGACATGTGTCGAATGAAGATGCAGCTGTAGCAATGAGTGAAGTGATTGCAGAAAAACCAACTCAAATATATTTAGCTCATTTAAGTAAAGATAACAATATGAAAGATTTAGCACGTATGAGCGTTACGCAAACATTAGAGTCATGTGGTGTTATTGCTGGGGAATATGTACATCTGCACGATACGGATGCAGAGGAACCTACGATGCTTATTACCGTGTAA
- a CDS encoding two-component system regulatory protein YycI, which translates to MDWNRSKTIFIGVFLILNIFLYSQYLDNYNGGQQLEVLGKTTEIESRLKEDNITYVSLPTNIEVTSYFLGTIKNFKSSEVPYFANQRTEIVDDNKLVVTMEKPVKLRETTTKDSYTEFLHSYVHEGASYVLWKVDEEKRQAMFFQKINNRTLYYNVRGYVQIYWDEEGRVFAYEQTILENHEKFENKKSILPPIQVLQILYGKNLLPPDSQVTRMNLGYSTLVQVTETQVFAPTWEVRVLTSDKTEVIHFVNAVDGKVVDIQNDLTESATVEDTEE; encoded by the coding sequence ATGGATTGGAATAGATCAAAGACTATTTTTATCGGTGTGTTTTTAATACTCAATATCTTTTTGTATTCGCAATACCTAGATAATTATAATGGGGGACAGCAGCTGGAAGTATTGGGGAAAACGACGGAAATTGAGTCACGTTTAAAAGAAGATAACATTACGTACGTTAGCCTACCGACAAATATAGAAGTAACATCCTATTTTTTAGGGACGATTAAAAACTTTAAATCGTCTGAAGTGCCCTATTTTGCAAATCAACGTACAGAAATTGTCGATGATAATAAACTCGTTGTAACAATGGAGAAACCTGTTAAGCTACGGGAAACAACTACGAAGGATAGCTATACAGAATTTTTACATAGCTATGTCCATGAAGGTGCTTCCTATGTTTTATGGAAAGTGGATGAGGAAAAGCGACAAGCAATGTTTTTCCAAAAGATAAATAATCGTACACTATATTATAATGTACGAGGTTATGTCCAAATTTATTGGGATGAAGAGGGGCGTGTGTTTGCATATGAGCAAACGATCCTTGAAAACCATGAAAAGTTTGAAAATAAAAAATCAATTTTACCACCAATCCAAGTACTTCAAATATTATATGGAAAAAATTTATTACCACCAGATTCCCAAGTAACTCGTATGAATCTAGGCTACTCGACGCTTGTTCAAGTTACGGAAACACAAGTATTCGCCCCAACATGGGAAGTGCGTGTGTTAACATCCGATAAAACGGAGGTAATTCATTTCGTAAATGCCGTTGATGGGAAAGTCGTGGATATTCAAAATGATTTAACAGAGAGTGCTACAGTTGAGGATACAGAAGAGTAA
- a CDS encoding YycH family regulatory protein, with protein sequence MKYIEQIKSYLLTLLVLLSIILTLMIWNYKPEYTVIEEAQVDEIMISDTKLLQDVLKPYRLLYRQDDHFHGTVSNDVIQDIYDQLSTWDAHEVDLINSNLSEEQMNEMLRMNNRLTLFFNGEVPLQVFNGILTFNEKELPDASFTRLILDWTEVLSNNQLQLLFLNTERRVSLRSTIEISNSMQFMEEVVEPIKEYQSYIEVERDSMLSLYVAQKAMESIQYTYFMDKTSPDIYKNILFGDLSIVTRNTVNTREEKYNDGTSLMTVDTQNYILNYVYPQAESIAPIPSARLLLDSFDFINDHGGFTADFRFSSMNVGKHVTEYQLFVQGYPIHSSITPARITTIWGENRIYRYRRPYYSIDNDIRSFRTTRDLPSGEEVIEYIKNMDDQPFDEIDEVIVGYHLKQDTEKGLFLLDPSWFIISNNEWTRISPEQLGGTNDGLE encoded by the coding sequence ATGAAATATATTGAACAAATTAAATCCTACCTATTAACCCTTCTTGTTTTGCTCAGCATTATTTTGACCTTAATGATTTGGAATTATAAGCCTGAGTACACAGTTATTGAGGAAGCACAAGTAGATGAAATAATGATTAGCGATACGAAGCTATTACAAGATGTATTGAAACCGTATCGTTTATTATATCGCCAAGATGATCATTTTCATGGCACCGTTTCAAATGATGTTATTCAAGATATATACGATCAATTATCAACTTGGGATGCTCATGAAGTAGATCTGATAAATAGTAACTTATCGGAAGAGCAAATGAACGAAATGTTGCGTATGAATAATCGACTCACGCTATTCTTTAATGGAGAAGTCCCCTTACAGGTATTTAATGGAATTTTAACTTTTAATGAAAAAGAATTACCTGATGCGAGTTTTACACGGTTGATTTTAGATTGGACTGAAGTTTTATCCAATAATCAATTGCAGCTGTTATTTTTAAATACAGAACGGCGAGTTTCACTTCGCTCAACGATAGAAATTTCCAATTCAATGCAGTTTATGGAGGAAGTAGTGGAACCAATAAAAGAGTACCAATCTTATATTGAGGTGGAACGTGATTCAATGCTTTCATTGTATGTCGCACAAAAAGCAATGGAATCTATCCAATACACTTATTTTATGGATAAAACTTCACCAGATATTTATAAAAACATACTCTTTGGTGACTTAAGTATTGTGACGCGTAATACCGTTAATACACGGGAAGAAAAATATAATGATGGGACATCTTTAATGACTGTCGATACACAAAACTATATTTTGAATTATGTGTACCCGCAAGCTGAGAGTATTGCACCGATTCCATCTGCTCGCTTGTTGTTGGATAGCTTTGATTTTATAAATGATCACGGAGGGTTTACGGCCGATTTTCGATTTTCTTCAATGAACGTAGGTAAGCATGTGACGGAATATCAGTTATTTGTACAAGGCTACCCTATTCATAGTTCCATTACGCCAGCCCGTATTACTACGATATGGGGTGAAAACCGAATTTATCGTTATCGCAGACCGTATTATTCGATTGATAATGATATTCGAAGTTTCCGAACGACAAGGGACCTTCCATCTGGAGAGGAAGTTATTGAATATATTAAAAATATGGACGATCAGCCATTTGATGAAATTGATGAAGTAATTGTAGGCTATCATTTAAAGCAGGATACAGAGAAAGGGTTATTTTTACTTGATCCAAGCTGGTTTATTATTTCAAATAATGAATGGACACGCATTTCACCCGAGCAATTAGGGGGTACTAACGATGGATTGGAATAG